The DNA segment GATTGGTGATCGGTCCCACAAAAATTCTGATGGGAGCACCCTTATTCAGCATCTTTAAACAATGAACTTActattacaataaataaaacataaaatatctgCATTGGATAATGAATTTCCATTTGGATAATGAGCCTCTTTAAAGTAAAGATAATTAGCATTTCTGTCAGCTCCTGCTTATGTTTCACTTCAGTAGTTTACATAAACAAAGTATTTTTGTCCTGGGCTGGTTTACCTGTACTTTAGCAGCCTGTTTAGCAGCAGCCTCCCTCTGTTtagcagcttctctctctttagCAGCTTTCTGCTCTGCAGCcaacctctgctcctcttcctgcaggaacaaaacacacatacaaacaaacatctcaATGTTTTAACTTGAAATGGCCGTCGCTGTTTCATTGATGTAAAGATTGACATGAAATCTTTATGGAAGTTGAAATTTAGTCAGCCAAAAATTGATTTCCTGATATTGTGCGATTAATTAGCAATAACTAACAACTAAACAGGATAAAGtttaactaatttaaaaatgtatgagaCCTGGATGAGTggcagaaaatatatattcaagGTTTAACCAattataaccctaacccatttcAGTTAATTTAAGTTTTGCTATAATCATAACTGGCTACTATTTACCATTTTTTAATTGTTGCTATAAATACATCATGTGAGCTCAAGTTTCCATGAAACAATGAAGGTTAAGGTGATAATCTGTTATATTAAAGCTTAGAAGCAGACTCTCCTAAGAGTGATCTGTATTCAGTGTTTTGACATCTTGTTGCCTGACtgatcagttttatttatttgagtaacTGCTTTATCTTAATGccacattctgtgttttttgacCATGTACCTGCTCAAACAAGCAGGTTTTGGAGCGTTAAAACGTCACCATTCAGTTAGACATTGTGAATTTTAACTTCTTAcccgttttcttttttcctcaagAGCCTTCCTTTTCTCATCCagttctctcctctccttctctctcgctGCTCTCTCCAGTTCACGCTGCAGAGCGAgagccttttctttttctgcccgCTCCCTGGggaagaaaattaaataaagaaattaagtCAGTGGAATAAACTCTAGAGAAAAACTAAACCCTTTCTTGGCATTTTCACAAGAGCAAATTTCAGTTTAATACACCGACACCATGTTCAAAAGATAATTTGGCAGCTCAGTTAATTAAGTAGCTGACAGTAGTGTGAAGACAATAGAGACAAACCTTTCAGTAGCAGCTTGTCGTTCTcgctccagctctctctctcgctcctgtTCCCTCTTCAGCTCCAGTGCTTTGCGAGCTTCAGCCAGCTTACGAACTcgctgttcctcctcctctgccttcttTTTGGCCAGCTCCTGCTGAcgcttctcttcctcctgaagTTTTAAGAAACACATACAGCATATGAGAAGCCTGCTCACTTTGTGTCATTGTAGGGGAAGTTCACAACAGCAAAGTCATTTTTAACcctaatataaatataattaagttTACAGCGAATGAGGAACACAGAcctccctcctgtcctcctctctttgtcgTTGACAAGTTTAAGAGATTCATGGAAATGTAACACGATAACTTTGACAAACAGCTTTCACTTGAGGTTCTCCATTAGTTTAACCAGGGCAGGTACTGTGGTTATTTTGgagaaatctatgaaaatgttgaaaaacaccctctgGCAatgataaagaagaaaaaattgGGATCTGCACCcacatttaaatgtgcacaGTCCAGCCAAGTCCctcaacaacattttattgaagGCGGTTACGTAATCCTGCTTAATACCTAACAgaccaaaacataacctccttggtggaggttaatATCTCTTTCCTTCGTTTGTTTAACAGCTGGTTTGATACAGTACTTTAACAAGCATAGTTGTTGGCAACTCCAATTATGTTACCTTCTGCAGTTCAGGTAAATCAAGGCCCTGGCCTCTGTTTGAGGACATATGGTAAAAGGTTGGCAGCTAGACTTCAATGTGTAGTCGACTATTCTACTGACAGCCGGCGAGCGCACCCAGCtacaaaaaaaagctttgtcTCACTGCTTGTTGAATCTTCTTCCTCCGAGCCTCTTCCTccaacttcttcttctgctccacttcctcttgtCGTTTCAGGACCACCTTCTTCTTGGCCTTCTCATCTGCCACACGCTGCATGAAGAGACCAAATGTGAGACAATGAGATGGATGAGACCAAAAGGTGCCTTGTATTTGGCGTGAAGATATAGATTCAGACTCATGAAATGTGTTGCACACcttatcatttttcatttcatcaatcTGAGCCATTTTCTGCTcaaatttctttttcttttcttcctccctctgctcttcttTGACTTTGGCATCAAACACCCTCCTCAGCCTCTCATCCCTCTTCCTGCAACACAAATTGTAAAAGTTATGATATGCTATAGGATCATAAGAtgaaagtaataataaataaattaaaaaaactatacTATATGTCCAGTCAGAGTATAAACTCTGGAAGACTTTGGAACACTAACCTTTTGAGTTCATCCAGTTTCCTTCTCTTATCCTCCTCCATTtttttcatcctctcctcctcttgctcctgCTTCTTTTTAAGTGCTTCCAGTTTGTGACGTTCTTTTGCCTGAAAAGAGACAAGCATTTAGAAAACTAATGTCAGAAAACACTTAACTTGGATAACAAACTAATAcgtgacaaaataaaatccaaactGGAAAGTGAAGTGCAGTAGTGTGGAAAACGATCACCTCCCAGAATAAACACCAAAAGCAAAAATCCATCCAAACAGACTTTGTGCTACTATCATGTTCTTCACTAAATTGAAATGtaagacattttaataacaaaTCTCAGTCATACCGCTCGAAGaatggtgaaaaacaaaaaacaaggtTTACAATTATATATGACGTATACTATATTGATATCCCTTCCAAAACTTCTCAGCTGTGTGCAATAATACTTCTTACTCATATAATAAATGTATGGATCAGTTAACAGGTCAGATGGCCAAGTGTCTTGTATGAAAGTAAGAGTTCAGttaaaagacaaaagcaaagaCACAAATAGACAAAACTGCTGTACTAATACCTGTAGTAAGGAGGTAATGACATTACCTTCAGTTTTAACTGAGTTTATAACCTCATCTGAATCCACTGACACACAGGGAACAGTTTTATAAACAACCCAAAGTACTCCTTGAAACTTTGGGAGTTTACATTAAACGCAAGATCGTTGTAATATGACTTGTGGTTAAGATGgatttttacttttcctctgaTCTTCTGATCAAATTGTGTTTCAAAGTCGACAAACAGTGAGATCACTCAAGTTATTTAAGGTGGTTTGACGGTGGACTGTTAGACGGCAAAAAAAGAGCATTGGTGACCCATGGAATCAGAGACACCATCAACTGGAAGATTGCAGTTAGGGGTGTAAATGTATATCTAGCAGGTTCTTTCACACATTGATGGCGTAAAATTGTGTGAATGTAGTTACTGTGTTTATGTAGCATAGGCCTGTCTCCTGTACATAAAATGGGAAGCATAGAGTCTAACTCTACATGACATTTCACTTTGAGGGATATGTCCAGGAAAGTTCCTGCTCATGCTTTCACTAAATCAAAAATTCTCTCAATCTTGAAAAATTTACTGCCAGAATATTTATAACTGATGAATAGAAATGCAGAGGTGGGAAAGGGGCTTCTCTAAAGACTGGTGTTAAATGAGGAGATACAATGGGATATTAGACACCATCAAGTACCCACAAACATACAGTGCTTCAACATTACACTTACCACTAAACCAACACTCAactgaggggagaaaaaaaaaaaaacaaccacagtttCAAAGCTCAacaaaaaagtgaaacattAATATTCTAAAATGTAAGAACACGCACTTTTGCAGATGGAAcaattgtatattttataagTGAGATTTCTTGTATATTTGTTACAGATAGACAAAGCGGAGATTATAAGGTATCTGATAAGCAGTCATATCTGTCGTTATTCACACGCACAATACTACTTCAAATTCACTGAAATACCACATCTGCTTTTGGCCAAATATCTTCTGCTATGTAATCAACACCAATTATAAGATGAAAgttcaacaacaaacaatacAATCAGAGATAAAGGATGCAGTTTTATCATATACAAGGTTTTCCCTATAATTATATGCATTTTTGCACCGACTAAACCAaatgaacaggaaaaaaatgctGATATCTCTACCACACTGGATAGAAAAATACCATATTAGCCCCAAAAACTGCAGAaagtcaaactgtaaaaaattgTAGAACAAATCTCTTCAAAACAAGTCTTGTTTTATAATTCTTCTATTTGGGGCACAGTGCAACAACTAAATGTGAAATACTAATTTTATTAGATTTGATAGAGCAGATTTGTTTTGCTCGTCTTCTTGCTAATGTGTGACTGTACTGTGAAAAGCATcaacctgtgttgtgtttttataaatatgacTAATGAGAAAGAAATCCATATTTTCAAAAAGCCCTTCATCCTCCACCCCAGCCACCACTGCACCTAAGCCCACCAGGACCCCTTGGAAAACCTTGCCTAGTTGAGGACAGTTCAAATGTGTAGTTTTGCTTTGGGTTAAACTGTGAACTTACCTTGGGATCAGCCCTCATTGGAGTGGTGTGTTTGATGAAGGACTTGATAACAGCAGTGCGGCCGAGGGAATTTGGAgtcatcatcagcatctgaTTCTTCTGCACAGTGTGGAGAAAAGATCTCATGTTGGGCCTCACTGCCTAAGTATTCAAACAATGGAGAATACGTTCAAAACCTTACTAGTTAATAaagaaattcaaatattttctgtacaaagatttgtgtatttttcatttagaaacatcaacacttACACTCTGACTTTTCTTGGGGGGAGAAAACCTCTTTGTTGGACTTTCCTCCACAGTATCTGGTGCTTTACGTTTTATACTCAGACGTGACCTGGACGCagagaaatatattttagagGACACAACACAGATATTTTTCAAGAACCTCAACAAGCTGATTCAACTTTTAATATCATTGCAAATATCAAAAATACTCTCCCCTCGGTCGTTGAGGACAACAGATAAATGCTGACACACAGAGCACTCACCTTCGGGCTGACTGGGGGGTCCGGTGTTTCTCAGCAATAACTGAAACATAAATGCAAAGATGTATTTAATACACGTTACATTTTGGTACAAAACTGCTCAACATCCATTCATATATACACATCAACAATAAATATGAACTAAAATCAAACTTAACAAAAGCCAATTAGAAAATGGAGAGTTCTCCTACCTGTCCTCTTTTCAGGGGTGGTCACTTTGTGCTCAGAGGTAAACAATGCTGGGGGCGCCAGAGTGGGAGAGTGTGCAGCCACAGAACGAGTAATGCGTGCAACAGATGGCTGTAAGGTCTGGTTAGCCTGGGTAAAAATTTGTTGGATACAAAAACATCAGCTTGTCAATAAACGTAGGATCATTTCTGTTTGACACCTTgtagacaaatacatttacacacataccTGAGGAGCTTCCTtagctccctctgctgcagcattGTCCACTGTGTCTGCAGTAACGGCCTCCAACATGCTGTAGTAAAGATTAAATTAATATGGTCCAGaaatacttaaaaataaaagaatttatGACCAGTCACACGTAATTAACACAGTGCTACAGTCACTGCTACAAGTCGCTCAAATTCTAGatcaaaacaatgacaattaacacattttttcacaGCTTTACTTACGCCTCCTTATCCTCTTCTTTATCAGAGTCCATGCAAGAGTCCTCtacaattaaacaaaaataaccagATATAACACTTATCTTTGCAAAGTGCTGGTGAAtttgcattttatgtatttatgaaCCAAGTGTGGCTAATTTCTCACCACTAATATCGCTGCTACATGTGGAGTTGCCCTGGTGAGCAGCCTTCCTCTTAAGCATAGAGCGGCGAGAGGCACGGCGAATAGACTCCTGCGTCAAACTGTGCCGCAGACCAGCCAGCGAGTGACGTAGCTTAAGAGAGCACCGCACCGAGCTCCGGCGTGAGCTCTGAGCAGCTCCAGCTATTGCAATCTTAGCAGCTGTACGGCCGGGTGAGCGCTCGGGATTTTTAGCGAGCTCAGCAGACAAGCGCTCGGCTGAAGAGATGTTGACAACAACCTCAGGTAAGGGTATCTTAGGTGGAGACTGGGCAATGCTACACATGTCATCAGGCTCCACTTCTGCATTGTTCCCCTTGTTGTGTTTGTCCACATCTTCCTCCCCCAACAGCTCTGGCTTCTTGTTCTGCACCTCTTCTGTTTTGTCGCTTCCACTGGGTGAATGGCTCACATCCTCTGCCACCTCTGGCTTACCCTGTTTGTTTTTGCGGGTGGTGCGTTTAGGCTGTGCGGATGTGCTGGCTTCAGAGGTGGAAGGACCGGGGATGGGTTCTTCTTCTACAATGAAGTTCAGGGATTTTACAGAGGATCCACGGAGGTTACTGCGTTTTCCCTTTGAAAACCTGGACAGGAAAGgaatatttataattaaaaaggCGCATGTGTAAAATGTAGCTCCGACTAAAACCataatgaaagaaacaaacctTCGCTTAGCTTGATTTTCTTCCTGGCGTCCCAAAGATACACGCTTCCTGCGACTGTTCTTTTTCTGTGATGGTGTTTTTGGCATCAATTCTGGTTCAGCATTAAAatctctgaaataaaaagaaataccTTTGttagttaaatattaaatataacaaaGATAACGATACAGACATGCAAATTTATGATGATGTAAACCTTTAAAAGAAGGGGGATTTTATTAAAGTGATTTGTAAGACATTACGTCAAGCCTACCTTGAGAACATGCGCTTGGCTTCTTGTTGGATCTCCTCAAGCCAAACCACGTGGACATTATCAATGTCATTGAtaaattcttgttttttgcCATCGAACATTTGCATGAGAGATCTCACAGATGTTAGTAAGGTGTTCATGGTGATGACCTGGGGAAAAGATAGAGCGATTAAAATCTGACTGGAGATGGCTAGTAAGAGGAAAGTCATTTAATGCATCATCtagacagcaaaacaacaactcaCCTGTATTAACGCCTCTCAATAACatccattattatttttaaatgaaaaatgtatctcCCATAACAGTttcacagtaaataaataaaacatcactgtGTCTTTTGTGCTCATGTATGAAAAGAGATCTTGAAATATTAGGCAGACAACTACAGGTCCTTTAAAGGTTAACACTGTTACAAGGTTTAACATCCCTCACACAGAGTAagcaacaaaattaaataatacaaatctgaGCAAATTCTGCCTAAAAACTTTTATATAATATCTCGACTTTACAGAGTTGGACAGTTGCTCGAAAATGAACAAGTTAACAAATGGTTGGGTTTTGAATAATGTGATGTCATATCTGTTGACAACACTGATGTAATCACTTAACATACTGGGCTGACATAACATGTCCCAATTCCATGTctattaataacaatataacGTAATTATATATTCTCCTCACTTTACAACACATGTATGGAAATCTATCTACCAGTTGATGTtgctgtgcagttttttttttaaaattgccATCTTTACTTTATATACAAAAAACACCTGTATGTGAGCAAGGCCTGCTTAACccaaagttaaaataaataacagtatAATTTTATTAAACTTAATGCGCTTAGTAAAGTGTACCGTTTGGTTTAATACGGTGTCGTGTGGCCAACATAATAACTTAAACACTCGTGTTTTTAAGAAGATGTTCAAATTCAGGTATTGTCCAATCAGAAGTCGGATCGGAACTAACAATGAAGTGGGTGGGTCATTCTCTGAGAGCAATACTTTGACAATACATGACTCTATAAACAAACTAGTTGACAAATAATGATAATCTGCAGTTTAAGCTAATGCGGTTATTTCTGCAGATGAGGTGTGCCAGTCTTTCATCGACATCTAATCTGCACTGCTCTCGTCTCTGATGTGTGCGCGGTGCATGCGCACTGACGCCTGTTAACCCGGAGGgacatttgaaaacaatgtgGTCGACATTGACAGAACAGTCTTCAACACGGACACACATCGtgtcacaacaaaaacagagatCACTCCCCGAACAGATCGTCCCCGCGTTTTATCTACACAGTGTTAATTTAATAACTTAACGTCACCGGAGTAACATGTTAGCTTAGCTTGCCTAGACCTAAACGATATCGGCAGGAAACACAAAAACCTCAGATCCTGTTAAAAGCCATCAGATACTGTGACACGCTAAGGGACACGCTGAGAGTTAATTCAACCGAGTTTAATTTATACGTGTTGATTGGTTTACAACGGCACTGCTGCTTAGATGTTGTTGCTACGATGCTAGCTAGCTAACGCTAACGTCGTGTTTGAACAGTTACCTTTGATGTTCGCGCTCCTGGAGGAAGAAATCCGATGCTCGCTGCTCCGCTAAGTTAAAAACCAGAACTATCGCATACTGACGTAAAAATGCGCACGTTGAATTGAAGCTGAATCCACTTTGCGTTACAGCTCGTGTGTAAACTCTCCACAACACGAACAGCAGCACTGCTCCCACTGACCCGCTGAAACCGTTTAACTGATTCAAAACCTCAGCAGCCAATCGCCTGGCTCTGCAACCAGGAAGTCGTTCGATTTTCGGATGGGGATTGTCTGAAGAGGCGGAGCTCGCCGTTTGGATGCATAGGGAGGAGTGGTGCGGAGTCTACAGCGGTCTACGCGTGAGCACAAAACGTGCAAACCCAACAGAAGTCCTGGGCGGAGTTAAAGCGCTGCCATGATTTAAATCGACCACTCGATGTGTGGCAGGATTTCCTCCGCCCCGCCCACCACACTCAAACCATAGACAAAAAGatcacacacacccatacacgcacacacacccacccgcGCGCACACGCACTTACAGAAAATCTAAAGCTGAACAATGTCACGGTTCTTGCGGTGAGTATAAATGTGATGACCTCTGTCTGTGCTTTGTCCCACTGTCTTTCTCCagggaatcaaacaaacaggatgTCTGATGACAACATCAATAAGTGGTGGTCCAGCTCACCAATGTAAATTAAACACTCTTTGTGTCCTTAGGGCTGCATACACTGACAGttaagaaaatacacacaaatagacCAAAAACAAGGACTTTGTAAGAACATCACCAATATGACCACACAAGCACTAGGCTGCCAGACTGTCACCATTATGGTTTATCTTTATTTGATATTATATTCTTTTACATCTTATATTTCAAGTTATATTCTTGCACTGTTTTCAACTTAAAAATCAGACAAACACTTACATCTGCTGTACCAGAATTTCAAAGGCTTTGTTAgtctaatgcacaactttgtatagcttcagttatttatctcAAAATCTGAATTTATAATTGGCTTCAATAGTCTTACCTTGGTTACGTGTGTATTTCAATCACCCAATgcttaaaatatttgtattgtcaaATACCACATTAGCACATACTTATTTACAGTGAGAGCTTTGTAGTAGTTCTGGTGGCCagactttcatctcactgcagtgaacttatTCTTGACCTATTTTGACCTTTTGTTATTcttatgctcttgtgtttgactgttttgtgtgctGCTGGATGCCTTaatttccctcgggatcaataaagtctgtctgtctgtctatctatctatctatctatctatctatctatctatctacctacctacctatctatccttttatctatctatctatccttctatctatccttctatctatctatctatccttttatccttctatctatccttctatctatctatctatctatctatccttttatctatctatctatccttctatctatctatctatctatccttttatccttctatctatccttctatctatctatctatctacctatctatccttttatccatctatctatccttctatctatctatccttttatctttctatctatccttctatctatctatctatccttttatccttctatctatccttctatctatctatctatctatctatctatctatctacctacctacctacctacctatctatccatctatccatctatacatctatctatctatctaggaAAATGCTTTAGTGAGAGAACATGATCAAACTATGCTGTTTTTTTCTCGAAATTCTATATATACCCTGTGAAATAGTTTAAATTTTATCTACTTGAGTGTTTTCTTGAGATGCAGTGTGTTtagctctcagggccaccataGAATTGTTTGCATGCTTGTAGCTTGTAAAACCACAAAAGCTGGaaacaatatgaatatatttcattaaCAATTGGTTCATAGTTTTGTCACATGGCATATTATAGAAATAAGTAGCGTATTCTAAGAGTTCTATAGATGATGCAAATAAAttgcaataaatgtttgtagACCACTGTGTTGTGAATTTAATGAGTCTCAAACATTTGCCTTTTATTACAATAAACAAGCagtaaaaaaattaagaaatgaGCCGGTCCTACATCCCCACCACCGACCAGACGGAACATCCACTACCTTTCATTTCGCATATTTCTCTTTATTAAATCTAAAATCCATGTGCATACTGCTCTGTGACAGAGCTAtagtcagaaaaacacacagaattcACATCACCCTTTATTCAATTGCATACATTTGGTTGGTCAAGTTAATGTCAGCATACAGCACAACAGCAGCGTAGATATAAAATAGCTTTTTATTTATGCACAATTGaaatgatgaggaggagcagggattCCTGTTTTACAAAGGCCAGCAGGAAGACACCGAAGGAAGTTTACAAACGCAGCCAGGTTCTCGAGGAAAAGTTACTGGCAGCCCTGAAAATAGAGAGTGAATTCATATCAACCTGTTCACTTTAACAAAACTATTTAGTAAATATGACACATATACATTTCTAGGGGTGGAAAATATTATACACATGCAGTTTAGGACCTAGCCTATTATTACTTTTCTCATCATTGGGCTAATATCCAAATTTACCTCCTGTGAGGGGCCTGGGGTAAACATTTTATCACCAGTCCCCTAGACGCAAACCCGTAATCTAGAGCTGGAGACAATTTTGGCAAGTTTGCCAAAGTTTTAGTATCACCTTCTTAAGTATGaatattttttagttttgacCTATTCTGAGATATAGCCTCAACATTTTGGAGTTTTTTAAAGTTGGTCAAACAAATATGGGTATAGTTTAGTATTTCACTGATAGTTTAAACACTGAGCAAGCAATCCATTATTAAAGAAATAACTTCACAGCCATATAGTATACTATACTATATAGTAGACCATGATGGAATAAAGTGACCTTACACCAAGGTTTTCTGTCGATTTGGGGACGGGGTCCTTCTTAAAGACCAGAGCCCACAAGATGGAGAATTGTACTTTAGTgctgtatattttaaatatatttgcaaTTAATTGAATTATGAAGACAGTAATAGAATAGAGTAAACATGGGGCCTGTGGGAACTTTCCACGTTGGAGTAATCCAGTCTTGATTGAACTGTTTCTTGTGTTGTCAATCAAATACAATATCCTTCTAGGCCTTGTGTCCTATAGTCATTGAGTTTATGAATATATTGTTTGGTTCAGGAGGTTAAATGTGTTGCTCTATATTATGAGtatacaaacagaaacagtttcTTGGTTTGTGTGTCACCTGGTGTGAGAGGGATCTTTTCTCCTGATGCCTTCAGGACCACCTGTAGATCTTGGGGCTTAGCGCTGCCATCTCTCCTGGTCTGTTTCCTCACTATGATACAAACTTCATCTTTCCTCAGCAGCCAGTCCATCTGATTCCCAAGGTAGTTCACACCCCGAAGACAGAGCTCAGAAATGTCATTGGGAAGAATTGGGGAAAAGGCCAAACATTCCTTCTGAactctggtaaaaaaaaacacaaaaaaaaacacagacaaactgtaTCACTGTGTACGTGCTGTGTTCGTTCTGAGGTGTTTTTTCATAGTGTGTTACCTGAAGCCAGTGTAACCAAACAGCACAGCTTGGAGGAATCCTCCCATACCCGTGAGAAAGTTGACTGCACCAGAGCCATCTGTGGATTCACTCCACACCTGAGAGGAGAGGTAATCACTCAGTATTCAGATCAGAGTTTAACTATTAGTACTAGTATTAGTATAAGTATACTGTGGGTGTCAG comes from the Hippoglossus stenolepis isolate QCI-W04-F060 chromosome 5, HSTE1.2, whole genome shotgun sequence genome and includes:
- the LOC118109763 gene encoding inner centromere protein B isoform X4, giving the protein MNTLLTSVRSLMQMFDGKKQEFINDIDNVHVVWLEEIQQEAKRMFSRDFNAEPELMPKTPSQKKNSRRKRVSLGRQEENQAKRRFSKGKRSNLRGSSVKSLNFIVEEEPIPGPSTSEASTSAQPKRTTRKNKQGKPEVAEDVSHSPSGSDKTEEVQNKKPELLGEEDVDKHNKGNNAEVEPDDMCSIAQSPPKIPLPEVVVNISSAERLSAELAKNPERSPGRTAAKIAIAGAAQSSRRSSVRCSLKLRHSLAGLRHSLTQESIRRASRRSMLKRKAAHQGNSTCSSDISEDSCMDSDKEEDKEAMLEAVTADTVDNAAAEGAKEAPQANQTLQPSVARITRSVAAHSPTLAPPALFTSEHKVTTPEKRTVIAEKHRTPQSARRSRLSIKRKAPDTVEESPTKRFSPPKKSQSKNQMLMMTPNSLGRTAVIKSFIKHTTPMRADPKAKERHKLEALKKKQEQEEERMKKMEEDKRRKLDELKRKRDERLRRVFDAKVKEEQREEEKKKKFEQKMAQIDEMKNDKRVADEKAKKKVVLKRQEEVEQKKKLEEEARRKKIQQAEEEKRQQELAKKKAEEEEQRVRKLAEARKALELKREQERERELERERQAATERERAEKEKALALQRELERAAREKERRELDEKRKALEEKRKREEEQRLAAEQKAAKEREAAKQREAAAKQAAKVQATAASGLNVTVDIENSVMRTPVGKGGGLNVTMDVEQSPQSYSITPKGGNKPLTLSKTAEDYGMDQNSDDSTDDESAPRKPIPSWAEGPNLQQIIMKQYFNPPDLDSFFGKIEPPKLENIFYKSKPRYFKRTSSAVWHSPPVGE
- the LOC118109763 gene encoding inner centromere protein B isoform X3, with protein sequence MNTLLTSVRSLMQMFDGKKQEFINDIDNVHVVWLEEIQQEAKRMFSRDFNAEPELMPKTPSQKKNSRRKRVSLGRQEENQAKRRFSKGKRSNLRGSSVKSLNFIVEEEPIPGPSTSEASTSAQPKRTTRKNKQGKPEVAEDVSHSPSGSDKTEEVQNKKPELLGEEDVDKHNKGNNAEVEPDDMCSIAQSPPKIPLPEVVVNISSAERLSAELAKNPERSPGRTAAKIAIAGAAQSSRRSSVRCSLKLRHSLAGLRHSLTQESIRRASRRSMLKRKAAHQGNSTCSSDISEDSCMDSDKEEDKEAMLEAVTADTVDNAAAEGAKEAPQANQTLQPSVARITRSVAAHSPTLAPPALFTSEHKVTTPEKRTVIAEKHRTPQSARRSRLSIKRKAPDTVEESPTKRFSPPKKSQSKNQMLMMTPNSLGRTAVIKSFIKHTTPMRADPKLSVGLVAKERHKLEALKKKQEQEEERMKKMEEDKRRKLDELKRKRDERLRRVFDAKVKEEQREEEKKKKFEQKMAQIDEMKNDKRVADEKAKKKVVLKRQEEVEQKKKLEEEARRKKIQQAEEEKRQQELAKKKAEEEEQRVRKLAEARKALELKREQERERELERERQAATERERAEKEKALALQRELERAAREKERRELDEKRKALEEKRKREEEQRLAAEQKAAKEREAAKQREAAAKQAAKVQATAASGLNVTVDIENSVMRTPVGKGGGLNVTMDVEQSPQSYSITPKGGNKPLTLSKTAEDYGMDQNSDDSTDDESAPRKPIPSWAEGPNLQQIIMKQYFNPPDLDSFFGKIEPPKLENIFYKSKPRYFKRTSSAVWHSPPVGE
- the LOC118109763 gene encoding inner centromere protein B isoform X2; this translates as MNTLLTSVRSLMQMFDGKKQEFINDIDNVHVVWLEEIQQEAKRMFSRDFNAEPELMPKTPSQKKNSRRKRVSLGRQEENQAKRRFSKGKRSNLRGSSVKSLNFIVEEEPIPGPSTSEASTSAQPKRTTRKNKQGKPEVAEDVSHSPSGSDKTEEVQNKKPELLGEEDVDKHNKGNNAEVEPDDMCSIAQSPPKIPLPEVVVNISSAERLSAELAKNPERSPGRTAAKIAIAGAAQSSRRSSVRCSLKLRHSLAGLRHSLTQESIRRASRRSMLKRKAAHQGNSTCSSDISEDSCMDSDKEEDKEAMLEAVTADTVDNAAAEGAKEAPQANQTLQPSVARITRSVAAHSPTLAPPALFTSEHKVTTPEKRTVIAEKHRTPQSARRSRLSIKRKAPDTVEESPTKRFSPPKKSQSAVRPNMRSFLHTVQKNQMLMMTPNSLGRTAVIKSFIKHTTPMRADPKAKERHKLEALKKKQEQEEERMKKMEEDKRRKLDELKRKRDERLRRVFDAKVKEEQREEEKKKKFEQKMAQIDEMKNDKRVADEKAKKKVVLKRQEEVEQKKKLEEEARRKKIQQAEEEKRQQELAKKKAEEEEQRVRKLAEARKALELKREQERERELERERQAATERERAEKEKALALQRELERAAREKERRELDEKRKALEEKRKREEEQRLAAEQKAAKEREAAKQREAAAKQAAKVQATAASGLNVTVDIENSVMRTPVGKGGGLNVTMDVEQSPQSYSITPKGGNKPLTLSKTAEDYGMDQNSDDSTDDESAPRKPIPSWAEGPNLQQIIMKQYFNPPDLDSFFGKIEPPKLENIFYKSKPRYFKRTSSAVWHSPPVGE
- the LOC118109763 gene encoding inner centromere protein B isoform X1 yields the protein MNTLLTSVRSLMQMFDGKKQEFINDIDNVHVVWLEEIQQEAKRMFSRDFNAEPELMPKTPSQKKNSRRKRVSLGRQEENQAKRRFSKGKRSNLRGSSVKSLNFIVEEEPIPGPSTSEASTSAQPKRTTRKNKQGKPEVAEDVSHSPSGSDKTEEVQNKKPELLGEEDVDKHNKGNNAEVEPDDMCSIAQSPPKIPLPEVVVNISSAERLSAELAKNPERSPGRTAAKIAIAGAAQSSRRSSVRCSLKLRHSLAGLRHSLTQESIRRASRRSMLKRKAAHQGNSTCSSDISEDSCMDSDKEEDKEAMLEAVTADTVDNAAAEGAKEAPQANQTLQPSVARITRSVAAHSPTLAPPALFTSEHKVTTPEKRTVIAEKHRTPQSARRSRLSIKRKAPDTVEESPTKRFSPPKKSQSAVRPNMRSFLHTVQKNQMLMMTPNSLGRTAVIKSFIKHTTPMRADPKLSVGLVAKERHKLEALKKKQEQEEERMKKMEEDKRRKLDELKRKRDERLRRVFDAKVKEEQREEEKKKKFEQKMAQIDEMKNDKRVADEKAKKKVVLKRQEEVEQKKKLEEEARRKKIQQAEEEKRQQELAKKKAEEEEQRVRKLAEARKALELKREQERERELERERQAATERERAEKEKALALQRELERAAREKERRELDEKRKALEEKRKREEEQRLAAEQKAAKEREAAKQREAAAKQAAKVQATAASGLNVTVDIENSVMRTPVGKGGGLNVTMDVEQSPQSYSITPKGGNKPLTLSKTAEDYGMDQNSDDSTDDESAPRKPIPSWAEGPNLQQIIMKQYFNPPDLDSFFGKIEPPKLENIFYKSKPRYFKRTSSAVWHSPPVGE